The following proteins are encoded in a genomic region of Caldicoprobacter guelmensis:
- a CDS encoding aldo/keto reductase codes for MQYRDFGKTGVKTSLLGFGAMRLPILGENPSQIDEEKAIAMIRYAIEHGVNYVDTAYPYHMGNSEKIVGKALKDGYREKVLLATKSPVWQVEKHEDFDRYLDEQLEKLQTDHVDMYLMHALNKERWEKIKTLKFAEFFNRAKMQGKIRFAGFSFHDKYPAFKEIVDGYDGWEFCQIQLNYMDVNYQAGLRGLKYAASKGLAVVIMEPLKGGKLARLPQKAKDILHSNGKNWSEVEWSFRWLGNFPEVAVILSGMSTLEQVKKNVEIIKNVTPNNLSEVELKLIEEVKKTLESFAVINCTACGYCMPCPSGVDIPENFRLYNEAVMFGDWTGGRSTYRWFMGQKISASFCKECGECLGKCPQKLDIPSLLKKVNMELTGIK; via the coding sequence ATGCAATACAGAGATTTTGGAAAAACAGGTGTGAAAACTTCCCTTCTGGGATTCGGTGCTATGAGACTTCCTATACTGGGGGAAAATCCGTCTCAAATTGATGAAGAAAAGGCAATAGCGATGATTAGATATGCCATCGAACATGGTGTAAATTATGTTGACACCGCATATCCGTATCACATGGGAAACAGCGAAAAAATAGTGGGGAAAGCTTTAAAAGATGGATATAGAGAAAAGGTTTTGCTTGCCACTAAATCTCCTGTATGGCAAGTCGAAAAACACGAAGATTTTGACAGATATTTGGATGAACAATTAGAAAAACTCCAAACTGACCATGTGGATATGTACCTAATGCACGCTCTCAACAAGGAAAGATGGGAAAAAATAAAAACTTTAAAGTTCGCAGAGTTTTTTAATAGAGCGAAAATGCAAGGAAAAATTAGATTTGCTGGTTTTTCGTTCCATGACAAATATCCTGCTTTTAAAGAAATAGTTGATGGCTATGATGGATGGGAATTTTGTCAAATCCAACTGAACTACATGGATGTTAACTATCAGGCAGGATTGAGAGGGTTAAAGTATGCTGCTTCTAAGGGCCTTGCGGTAGTGATAATGGAACCGTTGAAAGGTGGAAAATTAGCTAGGCTTCCACAGAAAGCAAAGGACATTCTCCACAGTAACGGAAAAAATTGGTCTGAAGTGGAATGGAGTTTCAGATGGCTTGGGAATTTTCCGGAGGTTGCTGTTATACTGAGTGGAATGAGTACCTTAGAACAAGTTAAAAAGAATGTTGAAATTATAAAGAATGTGACTCCAAATAACTTGAGTGAAGTTGAGCTGAAACTAATAGAAGAGGTAAAGAAAACCTTAGAATCTTTTGCAGTAATAAATTGTACAGCATGCGGTTACTGCATGCCGTGTCCAAGCGGTGTGGATATTCCTGAAAATTTCAGGTTGTACAATGAAGCTGTTATGTTCGGCGATTGGACAGGTGGAAGGTCTACATACAGATGGTTCATGGGGCAGAAAATATCTGCGTCTTTTTGCAAGGAGTGTGGAGAATGTCTTGGTAAATGTCCTCAAAAATTAGATATTCCCTCTCTTCTCAAAAAAGTTAACATGGAACTTACAGGGATAAAATGA